One Oncorhynchus masou masou isolate Uvic2021 chromosome 18, UVic_Omas_1.1, whole genome shotgun sequence DNA window includes the following coding sequences:
- the LOC135504503 gene encoding intelectin has protein sequence MKYCVLLIIIHLLLVELPQFPEALQGNMYAAAPVVAATDLRLRNRSSYIGRSCKEIRDRYNQHEDGLYYLTTASGTVYQTFCDMTTAGGGWTLVASVHENNVYGKCTMGDRWSSQQGSNPNWPDGDGNWANRATFGTAEGATSDDFKNPGYYDIVAEDISVWHVPNNSPMEHWNLGAILRYHTERSFLSIQGGNLHQLFKLYPVRYNAEASGNTGPVIPIVYDFGDKETTRKLYGPNTRNQFEPGFITFRPINNELAAMAICSGVKPTTGGDTEHYCIGGGGHFPEGAPRQCGDFPAFDWNGYGTNTEWSASKQLTEAAVLLFYR, from the coding sequence ATGAAGTATTGTGTTCTCCTGATAATCATACATCTACTGTTGGTGGAACTGCCTCAATTTCCAGAAGCACTACAAGGAAACATGTATGCAGCAGCTCCAGTTGTTGCCGCAACCGATTTAAGACTGAGGAACAGGTCTAGTTACATTGGCAGAAGCTGTAAGGAAATAAGGGACCGATATAATCAACATGAAGATGGGCTGTACTACCTGACCACAGCCAGCGGGACAGTCTACCAGACCTTCTGCGACATGACCACCGCTGGCGGCGGCTGGACACTTGTGGCGAGCGTGCACGAGAACAACGTGTATGGGAAGTGCACAATGGGTGACCGTTGGTCCAGCCAGCAAGGCAGCAACCCCAACTGGCCAGACGGAGATGGGAACTGGGCCAACAGGGCCACTTTTGGAACCGCAGAGGGTGCCACCTCAGACGACTTCAAGAATCCTGGGTATTATGACATTGTGGCAGAAGACATTTCGGTGTGGCACGTTCCCAACAACTCCCCTATGGAACACTGGAACCTAGGCGCCATCCTCCGTTACCACACAGAGAGAAGCTTTCTCTCCATTCAAGGGGGAAATCTGCATCAACTCTTTAAGCTCTACCCAGTGAGATATAATGCTGAGGCAAGTGGGAACACAGGACCTGTCATTCCAATTGTGTACGACTTTGGGGACAAAGAAACAACAAGAAAACTTTACGGACCCAACACAAGAAACCAGTTTGAACCTGGCTTCATCACTTTCAGGCCAATAAATAATGAACTGGCGGCCATGGCTATCTGCTCTGGGGTCAAACCAACAACTGGCGGCGACACTGAACATTACTGTATTGGTGGTGGTGGACATTTCCCTGAGGGAGCTCCTCGTCAGTGTGGCGACTTCCCAGCCTTTGACTGGAATGGCTATGGGACCAACACAGAATGGAGTGCATCAAAGCAGTTAACTGAAGCAGCTGTGTTACTCTTCTACCGTTAA